The Luteitalea sp. genome has a window encoding:
- the truA gene encoding tRNA pseudouridine(38-40) synthase TruA: MRTFKLTLAYDGSGFAGWQRQLNGLGIQQLVEETLEAIVRHPVRIVSAGRTDAGVHALGQVASASLDTRHDADTIQRALNAAFPDSVRVLRVEPVPDGFHARRDARSKSYCYRLLSGRGATPFASRYAWSVNADLDVEAMGEAFETVRGRHDFSAFASSGSRVKTRVRTVSDVSLRRAPFIEPWIGSVATSNTVTLLAAEIRADGFLRHMVRAIVGSLVEVGLGRWRPRDFVAALESRDRRHAGRTAPAHGLFLVRVEYGPRTKDQGRLEV, translated from the coding sequence ATGCGCACCTTCAAGCTCACGCTCGCCTACGATGGCAGTGGGTTCGCGGGCTGGCAGCGGCAGCTAAACGGCCTCGGTATTCAACAGCTCGTCGAAGAGACCCTTGAAGCGATCGTGCGTCATCCAGTGCGTATCGTCAGCGCGGGACGCACTGATGCGGGCGTGCATGCGCTCGGCCAGGTCGCCAGCGCGTCGCTCGACACGCGCCATGATGCGGACACGATCCAGCGCGCGCTGAACGCCGCATTCCCCGACAGCGTGCGAGTGCTGCGCGTGGAGCCAGTCCCAGATGGCTTCCACGCGCGCCGCGACGCCCGAAGCAAGAGCTACTGCTATCGTCTTCTCTCCGGACGCGGCGCAACACCTTTTGCATCGCGCTATGCGTGGAGCGTGAACGCCGATCTAGACGTCGAAGCCATGGGTGAGGCGTTCGAGACCGTGCGCGGCCGCCATGACTTCTCTGCGTTCGCATCCTCCGGCAGTCGAGTGAAGACGAGGGTCCGTACTGTGAGCGATGTCAGCCTCCGCCGCGCACCGTTCATCGAGCCGTGGATCGGCAGCGTCGCAACATCGAACACAGTTACGCTGCTTGCGGCCGAGATCAGGGCAGACGGGTTTCTCCGCCACATGGTGCGGGCTATTGTCGGCAGTCTCGTGGAGGTCGGTCTCGGCCGGTGGAGGCCGCGCGACTTCGTCGCAGCTCTCGAGTCGCGAGATCGCAGGCACGCCGGGCGCACCGCGCCAGCGCACGGCCTGTTCCTGGTTCGCGTCGAGTACGGACCAAGGACCAAGGACCAAGGACGCCTTGAGGTATGA